One stretch of Pigmentiphaga aceris DNA includes these proteins:
- a CDS encoding DUF2970 domain-containing protein: MSDDLKEVSRRKLNFFQTMSAVLWSFVGLRRGADYRKDAERLNPVHVVIAGLIAAVVFVLVLLLIVRAVVSSAVS, encoded by the coding sequence ATGAGCGATGACCTCAAGGAAGTCAGTCGGCGCAAGCTGAATTTCTTCCAGACCATGAGCGCCGTGTTGTGGTCGTTCGTTGGCCTGCGCCGGGGTGCGGATTACCGCAAGGACGCCGAGCGGCTCAACCCGGTGCATGTGGTGATTGCCGGATTGATTGCGGCAGTGGTGTTTGTACTGGTGTTGCTGTTGATTGTGCGTGCAGTCGTGAGCTCGGCAGTGAGCTGA
- the cyoE gene encoding heme o synthase, which translates to MSSASLRLRQYAALTKPRVTQLAVFCAVIGMFLASPDLPDWQVVISATIGIWLLAGAAFAINSLIEQHIDARMARTAHRPMARGAIGVTQALGFSGVIGGIGMVILYRWVNPLTMWLTFATFVGYAVIYTIILKPRTPQNIVIGGLSGAMPPALGWAAVANAVPAEAWLLVMIIFVWTPPHFWALALYRTADYEKSGLPMLPVTHGRHITLLHMLLYSIALLATTVLPYVIRMSGELYLVSALILGAIFLGYSIGLYRNYSDALARKMFKFSILYLSLLFLALLLDHWLIVT; encoded by the coding sequence ATGTCCTCCGCCTCCCTGCGACTGCGCCAATACGCGGCGCTTACCAAGCCGCGCGTGACGCAGTTGGCTGTGTTCTGCGCGGTGATCGGGATGTTTCTCGCATCGCCCGACCTGCCCGATTGGCAGGTCGTGATCTCGGCCACCATTGGCATCTGGTTGCTGGCCGGTGCGGCGTTCGCCATCAACAGCCTGATCGAACAGCATATCGACGCCCGCATGGCGCGCACCGCCCATCGCCCGATGGCGCGCGGTGCCATCGGTGTCACGCAGGCGCTTGGTTTTTCTGGGGTGATCGGCGGAATCGGCATGGTGATTCTGTATCGCTGGGTCAATCCGCTAACCATGTGGCTGACCTTCGCCACCTTTGTGGGCTACGCGGTCATCTACACCATCATCCTGAAGCCGCGCACGCCGCAGAACATCGTGATCGGTGGCCTGTCGGGTGCCATGCCGCCTGCATTGGGCTGGGCCGCAGTGGCCAATGCCGTGCCTGCCGAGGCCTGGCTGCTGGTGATGATCATCTTCGTGTGGACGCCGCCGCACTTCTGGGCGCTGGCCTTGTATCGCACTGCGGACTATGAAAAGTCCGGCTTGCCGATGCTGCCGGTGACGCACGGCCGCCACATCACGCTGCTGCACATGCTGCTCTATAGCATCGCGTTGCTGGCCACGACTGTGCTGCCTTACGTGATCCGCATGAGCGGCGAGCTGTACCTGGTCAGCGCGCTGATCCTGGGCGCGATATTCCTGGGGTATTCGATTGGGCTGTATCGGAACTACAGCGACGCACTGGCGCGCAAGATGTTCAAGTTCTCGATCCTGTACCTGTCCTTGCTGTTCCTGGCCTTGCTGCTGGATCACTGGCTGATCGTCACCTGA
- a CDS encoding SCO family protein has translation MTASSAATAGQGQRAVPPKRSLLSLYAVLLVCLAPILGAVYAYFAEWRPDGINNYGTLVDPQRPVPAADALTLTQLDGTPFDLRSMAGKWVMLTVDGGACPEECAKKLFIMRQTHASTGKAVDRIERIWLISDREPLHTEVIRAYDGMHMLRADPAQLARFLALPADSGDPLQAVEQHIWLIDPIGNQMMRFPENPDPARLRKDLGKLLHASRIG, from the coding sequence GTGACTGCATCTTCTGCCGCAACAGCCGGTCAGGGACAGCGCGCTGTGCCGCCCAAGCGTTCCCTGCTGTCTCTGTACGCGGTGCTATTGGTCTGTCTCGCGCCCATTCTTGGCGCGGTGTATGCCTACTTCGCTGAATGGCGGCCGGACGGCATCAATAATTACGGCACCTTGGTCGACCCGCAGCGCCCAGTGCCTGCCGCTGACGCGCTGACGCTTACGCAGCTGGACGGCACGCCGTTCGATCTGCGCAGCATGGCCGGCAAGTGGGTAATGCTCACGGTCGATGGCGGTGCGTGCCCGGAAGAATGCGCCAAGAAGCTGTTCATCATGCGCCAGACCCACGCCAGCACGGGCAAAGCGGTGGATCGCATTGAGCGCATCTGGCTGATTTCTGATCGTGAACCCCTGCACACCGAGGTGATCCGCGCCTACGACGGCATGCACATGCTGCGCGCCGACCCTGCGCAACTGGCCCGTTTCCTGGCGCTGCCGGCTGACAGCGGTGATCCCTTGCAGGCTGTCGAGCAACACATCTGGCTGATCGACCCGATCGGCAATCAAATGATGCGTTTCCCGGAAAACCCAGACCCCGCACGACTGCGCAAGGATCTTGGCAAACTGCTGCACGCATCCCGGATCGGTTGA
- a CDS encoding cytochrome c oxidase subunit 3 gives MGASHSVKGKEAPYYFVPSPSMHPVLAAITLLAFAIGAVLWVNASALGPWLFAAGVAGLIAVLYFWFGDAIAESEGGLYSKRVDVSFRWSMSWFIFSEVMFFAAFFGALFYARAITTPWLGDFDHRFALWPDFLSSWPNLGPAGIVEQFATVGPFWLPTINTALLLTSGVTLTIAHHAIREDHRTKTAIWLAATVILGAIFIVVQAYEYHHAYTDLNLKLTSGVYGSTFFLLTGFHGLHVTIGAIMLLVVLIRLLKGHFTKDNHFAFEGAAWYWHFVDVVWLGLYVFVYWV, from the coding sequence ATGGGTGCAAGCCACTCGGTGAAGGGCAAGGAGGCACCGTATTACTTTGTGCCGTCGCCCTCCATGCATCCGGTCCTGGCCGCCATCACGCTGCTCGCATTCGCGATTGGCGCGGTGCTGTGGGTCAACGCATCGGCGCTCGGCCCGTGGCTGTTTGCCGCTGGTGTAGCCGGCCTGATAGCAGTGCTGTATTTCTGGTTCGGTGATGCGATTGCGGAATCGGAAGGTGGCCTCTACAGCAAGCGGGTAGACGTGTCTTTCCGCTGGAGCATGAGCTGGTTCATCTTCTCGGAAGTGATGTTCTTCGCGGCATTCTTTGGCGCGTTGTTCTATGCACGCGCCATCACCACGCCTTGGCTGGGCGACTTCGACCATCGCTTTGCGCTGTGGCCCGACTTCCTGTCGTCCTGGCCCAACCTTGGGCCGGCCGGCATCGTTGAACAGTTCGCCACCGTAGGCCCGTTCTGGCTGCCCACCATCAACACGGCGCTGCTGCTGACTTCCGGCGTGACCTTGACCATTGCCCACCACGCAATTCGTGAAGATCACCGCACCAAGACCGCGATCTGGCTGGCAGCCACCGTGATTCTGGGCGCGATCTTCATCGTGGTTCAGGCCTACGAATATCACCACGCTTACACCGATCTCAACCTGAAGCTGACCTCGGGCGTCTACGGCTCGACCTTCTTCCTGTTGACCGGTTTCCACGGCCTGCATGTGACCATCGGCGCGATCATGCTGTTGGTGGTGCTAATCCGCTTGTTGAAGGGGCACTTCACCAAGGACAACCACTTTGCCTTCGAAGGGGCTGCCTGGTATTGGCACTTCGTGGACGTGGTGTGGCTGGGCCTGTATGTCTTTGTGTATTGGGTCTGA
- a CDS encoding SURF1 family protein, whose protein sequence is MSAPGRTRLLVGVIGLLLIIAVTVSAGRWQLARADEKRALVARVELGRTLPPLVLLPALPAADMTEWRHARARGKWLPDFTVLVENRNHQGQPGFWVVSPLQFDPPTASGGSAGASSSASPGSGEVVAVLRGWTPRALGAMPGVAPVVVRSPSGVQDIQGELIAQVPRLLELSSLSGAAPASLASRFGAADGPPRLQNFDVATYAAATGLKVLPMVLQQTGEADDGLIRDWAPPPNNIDTHLGYAMQWFSFAAIAVIALGVLLVRRFRSPRR, encoded by the coding sequence ATGAGCGCACCTGGCCGCACGCGGCTGCTGGTCGGCGTGATCGGTTTGCTGCTGATCATTGCCGTCACCGTCAGTGCCGGTCGTTGGCAACTGGCGCGTGCCGACGAAAAGCGTGCCTTGGTGGCACGTGTCGAACTCGGGCGGACCTTGCCGCCGCTGGTCCTGTTGCCGGCTTTGCCGGCTGCCGACATGACCGAATGGCGACATGCCCGGGCACGGGGAAAATGGCTGCCGGACTTCACGGTGTTGGTCGAAAACCGCAACCATCAGGGGCAACCGGGCTTCTGGGTGGTCAGCCCGCTACAATTCGATCCGCCGACGGCTTCGGGTGGAAGCGCAGGTGCAAGTTCCAGTGCAAGCCCAGGTTCAGGCGAGGTAGTCGCCGTCCTGCGTGGCTGGACACCCCGGGCGCTGGGCGCGATGCCTGGCGTGGCACCGGTTGTCGTACGCTCGCCCTCGGGCGTGCAGGACATTCAAGGCGAACTGATTGCCCAGGTGCCGCGTCTATTGGAACTGAGCAGCCTGTCTGGTGCCGCACCGGCGTCCCTGGCCAGCCGTTTTGGTGCGGCTGACGGCCCGCCCAGGTTGCAGAATTTCGACGTCGCGACCTATGCTGCCGCCACCGGTTTGAAAGTTCTGCCGATGGTGCTGCAACAGACCGGCGAGGCCGACGACGGCCTGATCCGTGACTGGGCACCGCCGCCGAACAATATCGACACGCATCTCGGTTACGCGATGCAGTGGTTTTCGTTTGCCGCAATCGCCGTGATTGCATTGGGAGTGCTGCTTGTCCGACGATTCCGTTCGCCCCGCCGCTGA
- the coxB gene encoding cytochrome c oxidase subunit II, translated as MKKWWLGGWFGVAIASASNVAQAVSDSPGGPKVNQLNLHEPVTRIAADIQWLHWMMLAICLIIFIAVFGVMFYSLWAHRKSRGAKPATFHESIGVEIAWTIIPFLIVIGMALPATKTVVAMKDTSNADLTIKAIGYQWKWGYDYLSGEGEGISFMSTLATPREQIDNLAPKGVNYLMEVDNPVVVPVDKKIRVVTTANDVIHSWMIPAFGVKQDAIPGFVRDTWFRAEKIGEYRGQCAELCGKDHAFMPIVVKVVSQQDYTAWVDEQKKLLAAAADDPTKVWTADELKVRGEKVYAANCVACHQATGKGVPGSFPALDGDKVVLGPKADQIKVLLNGKPGTAMASFKHLSDTEIAAVITYTRNAWSNAGKGTDPVVQPADITASR; from the coding sequence ATGAAGAAGTGGTGGTTGGGTGGATGGTTCGGCGTGGCGATCGCGTCGGCCAGCAATGTGGCGCAGGCTGTCAGCGACAGCCCGGGCGGCCCGAAAGTGAATCAGCTCAACCTGCACGAGCCGGTGACCCGTATTGCGGCCGACATCCAGTGGCTGCACTGGATGATGCTGGCAATCTGTCTGATCATCTTCATCGCCGTGTTCGGCGTGATGTTCTATTCGCTCTGGGCGCACCGGAAATCGCGTGGTGCCAAGCCCGCGACCTTCCACGAAAGCATCGGCGTGGAAATCGCGTGGACCATCATTCCCTTCCTGATTGTGATCGGCATGGCGCTTCCGGCGACCAAGACCGTGGTCGCGATGAAGGACACCTCCAATGCCGACCTGACCATCAAGGCCATCGGATACCAGTGGAAGTGGGGCTACGACTACCTGTCGGGTGAAGGCGAGGGCATCTCCTTCATGTCCACCCTGGCGACCCCGCGCGAGCAGATCGACAATCTGGCGCCCAAGGGTGTGAACTACCTGATGGAAGTCGACAACCCGGTCGTGGTGCCGGTCGACAAGAAGATCCGCGTGGTCACCACCGCCAACGACGTGATCCATTCCTGGATGATCCCGGCCTTCGGCGTCAAGCAAGATGCCATCCCCGGCTTCGTGCGCGACACCTGGTTCCGTGCCGAAAAAATCGGTGAATACCGTGGCCAGTGCGCCGAGCTCTGTGGCAAGGATCACGCCTTCATGCCCATCGTGGTGAAGGTCGTGAGCCAGCAGGACTACACCGCCTGGGTCGACGAGCAGAAGAAGCTCCTTGCTGCCGCTGCCGACGACCCGACCAAGGTCTGGACTGCCGACGAACTGAAGGTTCGTGGCGAGAAGGTCTATGCCGCCAACTGTGTGGCCTGTCACCAGGCGACTGGCAAGGGCGTTCCGGGCAGCTTCCCGGCGCTCGATGGCGACAAGGTCGTGCTCGGTCCCAAGGCAGACCAGATCAAGGTCTTGTTGAATGGCAAGCCGGGCACCGCCATGGCCTCCTTCAAACACCTGTCCGATACGGAAATCGCTGCCGTGATCACCTACACCCGCAATGCCTGGAGCAATGCAGGCAAGGGAACCGATCCGGTGGTTCAGCCCGCCGACATTACCGCCTCACGTTGA
- a CDS encoding twin transmembrane helix small protein, protein MRFIVALAFIGIFMSLGSALFYLMRDKGKSNRTVNALTVRIGLSVTLFLFVLFAHWMGWIQSGGLR, encoded by the coding sequence ATGCGTTTCATCGTGGCACTGGCCTTCATCGGCATATTCATGAGCCTGGGCTCTGCCCTGTTCTATCTGATGCGCGACAAGGGGAAGAGCAACCGCACCGTGAACGCACTGACGGTGCGTATCGGCTTGTCGGTCACCCTGTTCCTGTTTGTCCTGTTCGCGCACTGGATGGGGTGGATACAAAGCGGCGGGCTGCGCTGA
- the ctaD gene encoding cytochrome c oxidase subunit I translates to MSSTAIDHVHGHDHGHDHAHEHPHGWRRWLFAINHKDIGTMYLIFSFVMLLEGGLLALLLRTELFSPGLQFFRPELFNQFTTMHGLIMVFGAIMPAFVGFANWMIPLQIGASDMAFARMNNFSFWLLPVAAILLTGSFFVPGGATAAGWTLYAPLSVQMGPGMDMAILAVHIMGASSIMGAINIVVTILNMRAPGMTLMKMPMFCWTWLITAYLLIAVMPVLAGAITMVLTDRHFGTSFFNAAGGGDPVMYQHIFWFFGHPEVYIMILPAFGIVSQIVPTFARKRLFGYASMVYATSSIAILSFIVWAHHMFTTGMPVTGQLFFMYATMLIAVPTGVKIFNWLATMWRGSMTFETPMLFSVGFIFVFTLGGFTGLILAVAPIDIQLQDTYYVVAHFHYVLVAGSLFALFAGAYYWLPKWTGFMYSEKIGRLHFWSSLISFNVTFFPMHFLGLAGMPRRYADYAAQFTDFHKIATVGAFWFGLSQLIFLYAVLRAYAGKGEKAPANPWESEDGLEWTVPSPAPHHTFETPPVVK, encoded by the coding sequence ATGAGCAGCACCGCGATCGATCACGTCCACGGACACGATCATGGGCACGACCACGCGCACGAGCATCCGCACGGATGGCGTCGCTGGCTGTTCGCGATCAACCACAAAGACATCGGGACGATGTACCTGATCTTCTCGTTCGTGATGCTGCTGGAAGGCGGGTTGCTGGCGCTGCTGTTGCGCACCGAGCTGTTCTCGCCCGGCCTGCAGTTCTTCCGCCCGGAACTGTTCAACCAGTTCACCACCATGCACGGCCTGATCATGGTGTTCGGTGCGATCATGCCGGCCTTCGTGGGCTTTGCGAACTGGATGATCCCGCTGCAGATCGGCGCATCCGACATGGCTTTCGCCCGGATGAACAACTTCAGCTTCTGGCTGCTGCCGGTGGCCGCCATTCTGTTGACCGGTTCCTTCTTTGTACCTGGCGGCGCAACCGCCGCAGGCTGGACGCTGTATGCACCGCTGTCGGTGCAGATGGGCCCCGGCATGGACATGGCCATTCTGGCCGTGCACATCATGGGCGCATCGTCGATCATGGGTGCCATCAACATCGTCGTCACCATCCTGAACATGCGCGCGCCCGGCATGACCTTGATGAAAATGCCGATGTTCTGCTGGACCTGGCTGATCACTGCCTACCTGCTGATCGCCGTGATGCCCGTGCTGGCCGGTGCCATCACCATGGTGCTGACCGATCGCCACTTCGGTACCTCGTTCTTCAATGCGGCCGGCGGCGGCGATCCGGTGATGTACCAGCACATCTTCTGGTTCTTCGGTCACCCCGAGGTCTACATCATGATCTTGCCGGCCTTCGGGATCGTGTCGCAGATCGTGCCGACCTTTGCCCGCAAGCGCCTGTTCGGTTATGCCTCGATGGTGTACGCCACCTCGTCGATCGCCATCCTGTCCTTCATCGTGTGGGCCCACCACATGTTCACCACTGGCATGCCGGTGACCGGACAGCTGTTCTTCATGTACGCCACCATGCTGATCGCCGTGCCCACGGGCGTGAAGATCTTCAACTGGCTGGCAACCATGTGGCGCGGTTCGATGACCTTCGAGACGCCGATGCTGTTCTCGGTGGGCTTCATCTTCGTGTTCACGCTGGGCGGCTTCACTGGTCTGATCCTGGCCGTGGCCCCGATCGACATCCAGCTGCAGGACACCTATTACGTGGTGGCCCACTTCCACTACGTGCTGGTGGCCGGTTCGCTGTTCGCCTTGTTCGCCGGTGCCTACTACTGGCTGCCGAAGTGGACCGGCTTCATGTATTCGGAAAAGATCGGTCGTCTGCACTTCTGGTCCTCGCTGATTTCGTTCAACGTGACCTTCTTCCCGATGCACTTCCTGGGCCTGGCCGGCATGCCGCGTCGTTACGCTGACTACGCCGCGCAGTTCACCGACTTCCACAAGATCGCCACCGTGGGTGCGTTCTGGTTCGGTCTGTCGCAACTGATCTTCCTGTACGCCGTGCTGCGTGCCTACGCCGGCAAGGGCGAGAAAGCGCCTGCCAACCCGTGGGAATCCGAAGACGGTCTGGAGTGGACCGTACCGTCGCCGGCTCCGCACCACACCTTCGAAACCCCGCCGGTTGTGAAATAA
- a CDS encoding TonB-dependent receptor, whose product MQSRFGRHVLPESRFALTSLTSLIRQCLGAGLAVVAVGATAQTTPPKALGEVEVSGQSEAIGGLQKTYSGGQFARGGDLGILGRTDLMDVPFSTTNYTSELINNQQGRTIADVVMNDASVRTLQARGGYGDDFQIRGFTVGSRDTSINGLYGLSPATRVPLEIIERVEVLKGPGSLTNGVGPSQSIGGAINVVTKRADDAPLNRVTATYMGERQFGTAVDIGRRFGQDNQWGVRANAAYRNGEGNIDNGRERVSLGSLGVDYAGARLRWSGDLFYVDNKTTNFRPQSAFLAGITQLPAVPDSRSTFYPGAVLSDESKTAITRAEYDITDSTTVYGALGYTDGSSDQNFPTAVSRINSQGLFTVRNGYYDEYNKTTSGDLGVRTKFKTGDIGHTVVLGANLMQRETGFFYQLTTPATGIPSSIYNPSPLPAINFQRGSPSKTAELEQYSVALADTMSFFDDRFLVTAGLRDQTINQKSVNGSVGYKDSAVTPLLGLVFKPIRDTSVYYNYTAGLQAGGIAGPSTANAGQVFAPQKSKQHEVGLKRDWGSLITQVAYYEIERPTSTTENNVYSFGGKQRNRGLELSAYGEVTRGLRAMASASFNDATLVRTANGLNQGNDANGVPERTFNVGLDWDIPGVEGLSVNGRVINTSAMWYDAANRLRMPSWTRVDIGARYATKVAGKSVVFRANLENVADRAYWVTASGYATVGAPRTLMLSAQMDF is encoded by the coding sequence ATGCAATCCCGATTCGGCCGCCATGTTCTGCCTGAGTCCCGCTTCGCGCTTACCTCACTCACTTCCTTGATCCGCCAGTGTCTGGGCGCGGGTCTCGCGGTTGTCGCCGTGGGCGCAACGGCGCAGACGACGCCGCCGAAGGCGCTGGGAGAAGTCGAGGTCAGCGGCCAATCCGAAGCGATTGGCGGATTGCAGAAGACCTACTCGGGCGGCCAATTCGCGCGCGGTGGCGACCTGGGCATCCTGGGCCGTACCGACTTGATGGACGTGCCCTTCAGCACCACCAACTACACCTCGGAACTGATCAACAACCAGCAAGGCCGCACGATTGCTGATGTGGTCATGAACGACGCGTCGGTGCGCACCTTGCAGGCGCGTGGCGGATACGGCGACGACTTCCAGATTCGTGGCTTCACGGTGGGCTCGCGCGACACCAGCATCAACGGCCTGTATGGTCTGTCGCCGGCCACGCGCGTGCCGCTGGAAATCATCGAACGTGTGGAAGTGCTGAAAGGCCCCGGTTCCTTGACCAACGGTGTCGGCCCCAGCCAGAGCATTGGCGGTGCGATCAATGTGGTGACCAAGCGCGCAGACGATGCGCCGCTGAACCGCGTGACCGCTACCTACATGGGCGAAAGGCAATTCGGTACCGCCGTGGACATCGGCCGTCGCTTCGGTCAGGACAACCAATGGGGTGTGCGCGCCAACGCGGCATATCGCAATGGCGAAGGCAACATCGACAACGGCCGTGAGCGCGTAAGCCTGGGGTCGCTTGGCGTTGACTACGCGGGTGCGCGCCTGCGTTGGTCGGGTGACTTGTTCTACGTCGATAACAAGACCACCAATTTCCGTCCGCAGAGCGCCTTCCTGGCCGGCATCACGCAGTTGCCCGCCGTGCCGGACAGCCGTTCGACCTTCTACCCGGGTGCCGTGCTGTCGGATGAGTCCAAGACCGCCATCACCCGCGCGGAATATGACATTACCGACAGCACCACTGTGTACGGTGCCTTGGGTTACACCGACGGTTCCAGCGACCAGAATTTCCCGACCGCAGTCAGCCGGATCAACTCGCAGGGCCTGTTCACGGTTCGCAACGGCTACTACGACGAATACAACAAGACCACGTCGGGTGATCTCGGCGTGCGCACCAAGTTCAAGACCGGCGACATCGGCCACACCGTGGTGCTGGGTGCCAACCTGATGCAGCGCGAAACCGGCTTCTTCTATCAGCTGACGACGCCTGCGACTGGCATTCCGTCGAGCATCTACAACCCGTCGCCGCTGCCGGCCATCAACTTCCAGCGTGGCTCGCCCAGCAAGACTGCCGAACTTGAGCAGTACAGCGTTGCGCTGGCTGACACAATGAGCTTCTTCGATGATCGCTTCCTGGTTACCGCAGGCCTGCGCGACCAGACCATCAACCAGAAAAGCGTGAATGGCTCGGTGGGTTACAAGGACAGCGCGGTCACTCCGCTGCTGGGCCTGGTCTTCAAGCCGATTCGCGATACCTCGGTGTACTACAACTACACCGCCGGCCTGCAGGCAGGTGGCATTGCTGGCCCCAGCACGGCCAATGCTGGTCAGGTCTTTGCGCCGCAAAAGTCCAAGCAGCATGAAGTGGGCTTGAAGCGCGACTGGGGTTCACTGATCACCCAAGTGGCTTACTACGAGATCGAACGCCCCACCTCGACGACGGAAAACAACGTCTACAGCTTCGGCGGCAAGCAGCGCAATCGTGGTCTGGAATTGTCGGCTTACGGCGAAGTGACGCGCGGTTTGCGTGCCATGGCTAGCGCCTCGTTCAACGATGCCACGCTGGTGCGCACGGCCAACGGCCTGAACCAGGGCAACGACGCCAACGGCGTGCCGGAACGTACCTTCAATGTCGGCCTGGATTGGGATATCCCGGGCGTCGAAGGCCTGAGCGTCAACGGCCGTGTCATCAATACTTCGGCCATGTGGTACGACGCCGCAAATCGTCTGCGCATGCCGTCGTGGACCCGCGTGGACATCGGCGCGCGTTACGCAACCAAGGTTGCCGGCAAGTCGGTGGTGTTCCGTGCCAACCTGGAAAACGTGGCTGATCGCGCGTACTGGGTGACTGCATCGGGCTACGCCACTGTGGGTGCACCGCGCACGCTGATGCTGTCGGCGCAGATGGACTTCTGA
- a CDS encoding cytochrome oxidase small assembly protein: MLSDEQRRRNRRTGLILGLLAASFFLAVFIKRTWF; encoded by the coding sequence ATGCTTTCTGACGAACAACGCCGCCGCAATCGTCGCACCGGGCTGATCCTGGGCCTGCTTGCTGCGTCGTTCTTCCTGGCCGTTTTCATCAAGCGCACGTGGTTTTGA
- a CDS encoding COX15/CtaA family protein, which produces MIASSTAKSAVSTSAVTADPAAIERASRIRARYRKLIAITLFLTFDLIMFGAFVRLTDSGLGCPDWPGCYAKLSPIGAMQDIRAAAEAMPHGPVTVPKAWIEMIHRYVGTLLGILIIGIMIQAWRHRRVLEQSPWLATIILPAVSLQGAFGAWTVTHKLMPAIVTAHLLGGMGLLALLTWLSARQGGGTAQLPPVPTKVRRWRWAAALGVFLLFTQIALGGWVSTNYAALACMDFPTCHGEVIPEMDFHGGFSIVRGLGELPSGELISQAALTAIHWTHRNFAFVVLIYLGWLAWRLRGVPALAKPARGLKLMLAVQVLTGLTSIFLQWPLVIAVLHNGGAAVLVMLCITLWVRLADRDARLEPVRLGLAARDAAAVGR; this is translated from the coding sequence ATGATCGCTTCATCCACGGCGAAATCGGCCGTTTCTACTTCTGCTGTCACCGCTGATCCTGCTGCCATCGAGCGTGCAAGCCGTATCCGTGCCCGTTATCGCAAGCTGATCGCCATCACGCTGTTCCTGACTTTCGACCTGATCATGTTCGGGGCTTTCGTGCGCCTGACCGACTCGGGCCTGGGTTGCCCCGACTGGCCGGGTTGCTACGCCAAGTTGTCGCCCATCGGCGCGATGCAGGATATTCGTGCGGCGGCGGAAGCCATGCCGCATGGCCCGGTCACGGTGCCCAAGGCCTGGATCGAGATGATTCACCGCTACGTGGGCACGCTGCTTGGCATCTTGATCATCGGCATCATGATCCAGGCCTGGCGTCATCGCCGGGTGCTGGAGCAGTCGCCCTGGCTGGCCACGATCATCTTGCCGGCGGTCAGTCTGCAAGGGGCTTTCGGGGCCTGGACCGTGACCCACAAGCTGATGCCTGCCATCGTGACCGCACATTTGCTGGGCGGCATGGGTTTGCTGGCCTTGCTGACCTGGTTGTCGGCCCGGCAGGGTGGGGGCACCGCGCAGCTGCCACCGGTACCCACCAAGGTTCGCCGCTGGCGCTGGGCTGCGGCCCTTGGGGTGTTCCTGCTCTTCACGCAGATTGCACTGGGTGGCTGGGTAAGCACTAACTACGCGGCCTTGGCATGCATGGATTTCCCGACTTGCCACGGTGAAGTGATCCCGGAAATGGATTTCCACGGCGGATTCTCCATCGTGCGCGGTTTGGGCGAGCTGCCCTCGGGTGAGCTGATTTCCCAGGCGGCGCTGACCGCCATCCACTGGACACACCGCAACTTTGCGTTCGTGGTGCTGATCTATCTGGGATGGCTGGCCTGGCGACTGCGTGGCGTACCCGCCTTGGCCAAGCCTGCCCGTGGCCTGAAGCTGATGCTGGCGGTGCAAGTGCTCACCGGCCTGACCAGCATTTTCCTGCAATGGCCGCTGGTGATCGCCGTCTTGCACAATGGCGGCGCGGCAGTGCTGGTGATGCTGTGCATTACCTTGTGGGTGCGGCTGGCCGACCGGGATGCCCGGCTCGAACCGGTGCGCCTTGGTCTGGCTGCGCGCGACGCGGCGGCCGTAGGCAGATAA
- a CDS encoding cytochrome c oxidase assembly protein, whose protein sequence is MTERDPASTDMPSAASQGARNTRMLKKLAVVTVMMFGFGYALIPLYDVFCEITGINFLTQADGKAEDFARNTQVDSSRSVKVVFDANIKGPWRFHPTMSSVTVHPGELTTVVYEIANQQDKQMVGQAIPSYMPMAAAQHFKKLECFCFAQQDLKPHEARSFPVVFVVDPKLPKDVTEITLSYTFFEIPGRVAGVEATRVTGGS, encoded by the coding sequence ATGACTGAGCGCGATCCTGCTTCTACCGACATGCCGTCCGCTGCTTCCCAAGGTGCCCGCAATACGCGGATGCTGAAGAAGCTGGCGGTGGTGACCGTGATGATGTTCGGGTTCGGTTATGCGCTGATCCCGCTCTATGACGTGTTCTGTGAAATCACCGGGATCAATTTCCTGACCCAGGCGGATGGCAAGGCGGAAGACTTCGCCCGCAACACGCAAGTCGACAGCAGTCGCAGCGTGAAAGTGGTGTTCGACGCGAACATCAAGGGTCCGTGGCGCTTTCACCCGACCATGTCGAGTGTGACGGTGCACCCGGGCGAGCTGACTACTGTCGTCTACGAGATCGCCAATCAGCAAGACAAACAGATGGTGGGGCAGGCCATCCCGAGCTACATGCCGATGGCCGCCGCCCAGCATTTCAAGAAGCTGGAGTGCTTCTGCTTTGCGCAGCAAGACCTGAAACCCCACGAGGCGCGAAGCTTCCCGGTGGTTTTTGTGGTGGATCCCAAGCTGCCCAAGGACGTGACCGAAATCACCTTGTCGTACACCTTCTTCGAGATCCCTGGCCGTGTGGCAGGTGTTGAGGCAACGCGGGTGACAGGTGGGTCATGA